In the genome of Kwoniella dendrophila CBS 6074 chromosome 5, complete sequence, the window AGCAATGTAACCTGGTGCAATACCGTTTACACAGACTCCTTTTGATGCCCAACCGTTTGagaatgatttgatctgAACGGAAAAAATGATGTTAGCTGAATTCGTCAAGCATTTCATATGGAACATAAAAGCAGAACTAAAAACAGCTAGGAACAAGGAATATCGATACTTACCATACCTTGTACACCATGTTTAGCAGCTGCATAAGCAACGACATTCAAACCACCTTGATAAGCAACCAAAGAGGAGATATTTATGAttttacctctacctcttggATTAgcatctacaccaccttctgGAACAGGTTCACCTGCAACACCACCTCTAGATTCTAACATATGTTTACCTGCATCTCTAGTTATAGTGAAAACAGTATTCAAATTAACTTGTAAAACTTCATTCCAATCTGATTCAGGGAAATTTTCAACTGGATGTCTTCTTTGAATTCCACCACAATTTACAACAATATCTAATACTCTTGTTTTAACTATATCTGGAATTAATTTTGAAACTTGttcatttgaagataaatcacaCACTACAATatctgctttaccacctaatttttcaatttcatcttttgttgCAGTGTTTTTGGTATCACGTTGTACTAATATTATATCTGCTCCAGCTTTAGATAAAGCTACTGCCATTCGTTGTCCGATACCTCGAGTAGCTCCTGTGATACTGCAGAAGTTAAATATGCAAACGATCAGTCGTACAAATCGGAGTAGATTGTTATCGTATCGGTACAGAGATATCATTGAAGAGATGATTAGGACAACCACCAAATACGGAATCACCGAAGAAACTCGTTCTTCGCCAGACGGACAACAAGAACTTTATATTACTTACAGAGCGGTTTTCCCCTTCAATCCGAACAAATCTTCAACGTAAGATGACATTTTTGCTGATTAAGTTTGGTATATCtgggaaagggaaaggagatcaatcattaaatgTATCAAGACCTGACAACTTATATATTTTTATATAACCTCATCCTTGTAAATCCGCTTCATACCATCAAACGATAACAATCGGTCCGGACAACCGATAACCTCAAAACCGTTTCCTACCGTTGAAATTGACACATGGTTTACACGCTGTTTTGAGCGGAACCAAATTGATCCCTTTATCTATTCGCAGAGTTCCAAGAGATAAAAGCTCAGGATAGATACATCATCACTTCAAGAGTTGATTGGCTATCTAACTGAGGTTTCGGTATAGCCATGGAGAATTTCTAAGGAACGCGttaaaaaaatcaatta includes:
- a CDS encoding 2-deoxy-D-gluconate 3-dehydrogenase; translation: MSSYVEDLFGLKGKTALITGATRGIGQRMAVALSKAGADIILVQRDTKNTATKDEIEKLGGKADIVVCDLSSNEQVSKLIPDIVKTRVLDIVVNCGGIQRRHPVENFPESDWNEVLQVNLNTVFTITRDAGKHMLESRGGVAGEPVPEGGVDANPRGRGKIINISSLVAYQGGLNVVAYAAAKHGVQGMIKSFSNGWASKGVCVNGIAPGYIATDMNEALIADPVRSKQILERIPAGRWGTPGDFEGAVVFLASKASDYVSGETLVVDGGWMAR